The following is a genomic window from Vicinamibacterales bacterium.
GTCGCTCAGGTCGGCCAGAAAGATCGTTGTTCGAACGACGTGGTCGAACGACACGTTGGCAGCGGCAAGGATGCTGGCGATGTTCTTCATGACCTGTTCGGTCTGCGCCTTGATATCGCCTTTCACCATTTCTCCAGTTGACGGGTCCAGTGGAATTTGGCCAGATACGAACAGAAGTTCACCGGTCCTAATAGCCTGTGAATAAGGTCCGATTGCTTGGGGTGCGTCCTGAGTGTGGATGGCTTGCCGCATAGGGGAGGGTGTGCCTTACTAGGCTGCCTTAGCGACCTTGCCGGAGCGCAGACAGCGGGTACAAACACGGATTCGTTTGACGCTTCCGTCGATTATCGCTCGGACCATCTGAATGTTTGCCTGGAATCGCCTCGGGGTCACATTGTGGGCGTGGCTGACGTTACGGCCTACCCTAGGACCCTTACCGCAAATTTCACACCGTCGCGCCATTTCGGTTTCTCCTTGATGTCGTCGGGAACGCCTCAGACCACCACCGCGATGCGCTCCTATAGTACCAAACGAACCAACAATTATAGCATTCGAGAAGAGGTGCGCCAGCGGCTATGGCACGATCAGTCCTTTGGCTGTGTTTGAGGGGGGATCGGAACTCTCAGAACTAGGGGCGTTGCCAGCTATTGTCGAATCTTGTTGTTGACCGTCCGGCTTGGACTCCACGGCATGCTCAGCGATACTGCGCAGAATACCGTCTAGGATAAGGTGAAGGTAGGCATCATCTCCGCCACCCAATGCAGCTCCTGCGTCCCGGCAGGCCCGCTCGGTACGATGTAAGACGGTCACAAAGTCGAGGTCGAGCGAGGTTGGCCCATTCTTCCTCTGTGCTTCGATGGCTGCTTTCAGACCTTGTTCTAGGCGCTGAGCGGGTAATGACGATGCACTATGTTCGTAAATGATGCCACGTCGTTCCGTTTCGAGTGTGGCGGCCAGCGCATGAACGGCGTCAGCGACATCTAGGTCCGTTAATCGCTGAAGCGCCTCAGGGCGGTGACGCGCGATGACGCCCTGAACGAATAGGAATAGTCGGTATTGCCGTTCTGATAAGTCCCGAATTAACGGTACGAGAAAGCGTGCCTCACGCTCGTGCCGCCGCTGGACCAAGGCCGGTGGATGTTGTTGCGCGGTTGCCAGATAGGTGCAATCTGACGGGCATGCTATTTCATGCAAGCGCTTCGTGCCGCAGCATGTGGGGCAAATCAACCCAGTTAACGCTGGGCAGGTCCGCCGCCCCTTCCGCTTTCCACACGAGATGCATCGATTGTCTGACTTTGGGGCCATAGGCAAGGAGCCGACCCAGCGTCGCACAATCGTCCTGAAGGGTCAAACCCCATTGTCCTAGTGCACAGGATTTCTAGGTTACGGCCGATAAAGGTCTTGTAGTGATGAGGGGCGGACACGGGCTAGACGCCCCTCTGGACCAGCTTTTCTTGGGTTGTTTAGGAGAAATAAGGAACTAAATTAGGGCGTTCAGCAACCAAATCCAGCCTTATGGCGTCTATACATGTGGTTGCCCTCGCCATCCAACTTTTGACGGTCTGGTTAGAAGAAATCTAGTCAGTACGAGCCACGTGGAATTAATGCGGGGCAATGCGATACGAAGGCCGGTCTCACCGAGGAAATCTTGAGGCTGCTTGGTGTTTCCGGACTGTGCGGCGGGTATTGGTAAGGAGAAACAACTTCATGGCGACGACAACATATCCTGTAGAAAGTGAGCGCTGTGCTGAGCTGAGACGTATTCTTGAAGAGCGGCGCCAGGACATGATGGTCGAGGTGCACGACCGAATGCGCGTTGTACGTGCTGAAGGCAACAGTGCTACGATGCACGGCGTTCTCGATTCGGTGGAGACTTCTGAGGCGGATATTCAGGACGAACTAGAGTTCTCCCTAATTCAGATGAAAGCCGAGACGCTGAGCAAGATCGATGGGGCACTCCAGCGGCTCAAGGTTGGAGCCTATGGTAATTGTTTTGAGTGCGGAGAAGAGATTTCCGAACAGCGATTACGGGCCCTACCTTTCGCGATAAGGTGCACAGTCTGCGAAGAGGAGCGAGAACAAGCAACGCGGAAAAGCACAACCCAGGAGCGTAGTGACTTGGAAGCACTGTTCGTAGATTTCGCGAGTTAAACCAACAAGGCTGATTGCCTAGAATTCTTCGCTTCAGGCAAACCGCGACCTAAAGGTGAACAGGAGTAAGACGGATCGCCATATGAGCGGTCAAGACGAACGTTACGATTCTGGAAGCGACATGAGCGCTGAGCACCCAATCTCAATTCCGTCGGAGGTGCCTATCCTGCCGCTGCGGGACACCGTCTTGTTTCCCAACTCGTTTATTCCGCTAGCGGTGGCTCGCGAAAGTTCAGTGCGTCTTATCGAAGAGGCAATCGCTTCTGACGCGCTGGTGGGTGTTTTCACGCAACGTGAAGCAGCGACCGAGAAACCTGCACAAGCCGATCTCTATCCGATCGGAACGGTTACCCGTATTCACAAGATGTTGAAGCTGCCGGATGGCAGTCTCCGACTCATTGTACAGGGCTTGGAGCGGCTGCACATCCTCCGTTTCAACACTGAGCACCCCTACTTACGCGCGGCAGTGGAACCGGCAACTGAGGTAATGGTGGAAGAGGATCGTCTTGAAGTGGATGCGTTCCAGCGCAATATCAAGGCTAACTTTCAGCAGGTCGTTTCATTGTCACCACTGTTGTCGGATGACCTGCAAATACTCGCGTCGAACATTGAGGAGCCTGGAAAACTAGCTGATTTTATTGCCTCCAGTTTTACAACAATCCCTACTTCTGTGAGGCAGGAGGTACTGGAAGCCTTAGACATTCGTACTCGAATGGACGTGCTCAACCGGATTCTTATCAAGGAGCTCGAGGTGCTCGAGCTAGGCTCGAAGATCCAGTCTCAGGTGCAGTCTGAAGTTGGTAAGAATCAGCGCGACTACTTCCTACGCGAGCAGATGAAGGCGATCCAAAAAGAGCTAGGTGAAGGCGACGAACAGACTAAGGAGATCGAGGACATCAGAGCCAAGCTTGAGAGCTCTGGGATGCCGGAATCCGTGTTGAAGGAAGCACTACGAGAACTGGATCGTTTATCAAAAATGCCTGTGGCGGCGGCTGAGTACACCGTCGCTCGAACCTACTTGGACTGGATCGTTGCGC
Proteins encoded in this region:
- a CDS encoding RidA family protein; its protein translation is MRQAIHTQDAPQAIGPYSQAIRTGELLFVSGQIPLDPSTGEMVKGDIKAQTEQVMKNIASILAAANVSFDHVVRTTIFLADLSDFAVVNEIYGNYFETPEPARAAFQVARLPKDARVEIDAIALL
- the rpmB gene encoding 50S ribosomal protein L28, yielding MARRCEICGKGPRVGRNVSHAHNVTPRRFQANIQMVRAIIDGSVKRIRVCTRCLRSGKVAKAA
- a CDS encoding TraR/DksA C4-type zinc finger protein; this encodes MATTTYPVESERCAELRRILEERRQDMMVEVHDRMRVVRAEGNSATMHGVLDSVETSEADIQDELEFSLIQMKAETLSKIDGALQRLKVGAYGNCFECGEEISEQRLRALPFAIRCTVCEEEREQATRKSTTQERSDLEALFVDFAS